In Allocoprobacillus halotolerans, a genomic segment contains:
- a CDS encoding winged helix-turn-helix transcriptional regulator → MIQWKAKGELYYVSKKLQEDIRCPLEYGLEVFGGKWKSRIICVLAEMKTLRYSEIRKQMCNITDAVLASTLKELIADEIVHRKTYDEIPPKVEYSLTTKGQSVVPILQSICKWSGIFYKDDSEHTMAQCQKCDYR, encoded by the coding sequence AAAAAATTACAAGAAGATATTCGCTGCCCGTTGGAGTACGGCTTGGAAGTGTTTGGAGGAAAATGGAAATCAAGAATTATTTGCGTACTTGCGGAAATGAAAACATTACGCTACAGCGAAATCAGAAAACAGATGTGCAACATAACAGATGCGGTTTTAGCATCAACTTTGAAAGAACTGATTGCCGATGAGATTGTCCATCGGAAAACTTATGATGAAATCCCTCCAAAAGTTGAATATTCTTTAACGACAAAGGGGCAATCTGTTGTGCCAATTCTTCAGAGTATTTGTAAGTGGTCTGGCATTTTTTATAAAGACGATAGTGAACATACAATGGCTCAATGTCAGAAATGTGATTACCGATAA